From Arachis stenosperma cultivar V10309 chromosome 2, arast.V10309.gnm1.PFL2, whole genome shotgun sequence, one genomic window encodes:
- the LOC130960302 gene encoding UPF0481 protein At3g47200-like has product MASPNINNNNALEGETKPKIQEILINIPEHFESLVSDECCIYKVPSHLFKLNEEAYTPKFISIGPIHSKDSKLRQENQKQRYFHAFYKRLNNSQALALKRYRTIYLEQEKKTIRDSYSELVEPCNDNDFMNMILLDSVFIMELFLRNSEEKKDEHDPMFTTSWICKAIQRDLLLLENQIPMFVLEKLYNSVLLLSDGDNKKNHEANFLKLAFKYFEDFYPQNEPSDIADMIKNYKTCKHFTDLIRFTYLPRKIQTNGVNPKDDFTPYPIDYHIPRTATRLNEAGVSFEKVQGRSYLDIKFHKIKILSWFLCFGFLPLTKYFKARLQIPQLKVYQITECVLRNLIALEQCHYSDQPFICNYVSLIDSLIHTHEDVELLVDKEAIVHELGSHTELATLVNCLCRNIVVSSNYYGKTIKKLNSHYNNCWMHYMGMLRSVYFRDPWRFSSSIVGFAVFLFAIFNFLRVIGVFHP; this is encoded by the coding sequence ATGGCTTCTCCAAacattaacaacaataatgcttTAGAAGGAGAAACAAAACCTAAGATTCAGGAAATATTGATTAACATTCCAGAACATTTTGAATCATTGGTGTCTGATGAATGTTGCATTTACAAGGTTCCTTCTCATCTATTCAAGTTGAATGAGGAAGCTTACACACCAAAGTTCATCTCAATAGGCCCTATTCACAGCAAAGATTCAAAACTGAGACAAGAGAATCAGAAACAAAGGTACTTCCATGCTTTCTATAAGCGCCTAAATAACTCACAGGCTTTAGCTTTGAAGAGATACAGAACAATCTAtcttgaacaagaaaagaaaactataAGAGACTCTTATTCAGAGCTTGTTGAGCCTTGCAATGATAATGATTTTATGAACATGATACTACTTGATTCTGTGTTCATCATGGAACTCTTTCTGAGAAATTCAGAAGAGAAAAAAGATGAACATGATCCCATGTTCACAACATCATGGATTTGCAAAGCCATACAAAGGGACTTGTTGCTACTTGAGAATCAAATTCCAATGTTTGTGTTGGAGAAACTATACAATAGTGTGTTACTCTTAAGTGATGGTGACAACAAGAAAAACCATGAAGCTAATTTTCTTAAGCTTGCTTTTAAATACTTTGAAGATTTTTATCCACAGAATGAGCCTAGTGATATAGCAGATATGatcaaaaattacaaaacttGCAAACACTTTACTGATTTAATCAGATTCACCTACCTACCCAGAAAAATTCAGACAAATGGTGTGAACCCAAAAGACGATTTTACCCCTTATCCAATAGACTATCATATCCCTAGAACTGCAACAAGATTGAATGAAGCTGGGGTAAGCTTTGAGAAAGTTCAAGGTAGAAGCTACTTAGACATAAAGTTCCACAAGATCAAAATCCTAAGCTGGTTTTTGTGCTTTGGTTTCTTACCATTGACCAAATATTTCAAAGCACGTTTGCAAATTCCTCAGCTGAAAGTGTATCAAATAACAGAATGTGTTCTGAGGAACCTAATTGCATTGGAGCAGTGTCACTACTCAGATCAACCTTTCATATGCAACTATGTGTCTTTGATAGACTCATTGATTCACACCCATGAGGATGTTGAGTTGCTTGTTGACAAAGAAGCCATTGTTCATGAACTTGGGAGCCACACTGAATTAGCAACACTTGTGAATTGTCTCTGCAGGAATATTGTGGTTTCTTCAAACTATTATGGGAAAACCATCAAGAAACTGAATAGTCATTATAATAATTGTTGGATGCACTACATGGGGATGCTGAGATCAGTGTACTTCCGAGATCCTTGGAGGTTCAGTTCCAGTATTGTTGGATTTGCTGTCTTTTTGTTTGCTATTTTCAATTTCCTCAGGGTTATTGGTGTGTTTCATCCCTAG
- the LOC130959954 gene encoding UPF0481 protein At3g47200-like: protein MATTAATETGSTFPLSETEYEMVKHVIDVRVLQDLKLSECSIYNVPCNLRKVNPEAYTPEMISIGPIHFNKGKLKPMQEHKQRYFHFFWHRVSNEQAMKKYKEFLESNEETIRQRYAHKFPEISKEMFVDMMLLDAVFIMELLLRNSCWKLDRSKHEREYRATKSFKSDHSDDYIVTQSWVNRNITRDLILLENQIPFFVVNKLYDDVVVPNDRNREIIEHYSCFVELAIHYFAFYDTQMSSCEETKRLLERNQSKKKKDNSNGSFLGSRNKANTKSMDRDNGYSNPKHFTDLIRYFYLPDNKIGESGCPDSVLRTATKLQDSGITFEKVLNRRLLHITFEKKPILSSFLCLGCLPYMNHVKARFRIPQLKVDHTTECILRNLIAFEQCHYPEEPYICNYVSLIDSLIHTQVDVELLVEKEVIVHELGSDKEVATLVNGLCRHVVANTTCYYGVINDLNKHYQNAWNRTMAALWLVYFRDPWRASSTVVGIAVLVFAVFNFLRVLNYFVKSDGK, encoded by the exons ATGGCAACTACTGCTGCTACTGAAACCGGTTCAACATTTCCATTATCCGAAACAGAATATGAGATGGTGAAACATGTAATCGATGTTAGAGTCCTTCAAGACTTGAAGCTATCAGAGTGCAGCATCTACAATGTCCCTTGCAACCTTAGGAAGGTGAATCCAGAAGCTTACACCCCTGAAATGATTTCCATTGGTCCCATCCACTTCAACAAAGGAAAACTGAAGCCAATGCAAGAGCACAAGCAGAGGTACTTCCACTTCTTCTGGCACCGCGTCTCCAACGAACAAGCCATGAAGAAATACAAAGAGTTTCTcgaaagcaatgaagaaaccATCCGCCAGCGCTACGCGCACAAGTTCCCGGAGATCAGCAAGGAGATGTTCGTGGACATGATGCTTCTAGATGCGGTGTTCATAATGGAGTTGCTTCTGAGGAACAGTTGTTGGAAGCTGGATAGATCGAAACACGAGAGAGAGTACCGTGCAACGAAATCATTCAAGAGCGATCACAGTGATGATTACATTGTGACACAGTCTTGGGTTAACAGGAACATAACAAGGGACTTGATTCTTCTTGAGAATCAGATTCCGTTCTTTGTAGTTAACAAACTGTATGATGATGTTGTTGTCCCTAATGATAGGAACAGAGAAATCATAGAGCACTATAGTTGCTTTGTGGAACTTGCTATTCATTACTTTGCTTTCTATGATACTCAGATGTCTTCTTGTGAAGAGACCAAGAGGTTATTGGAGAGGAATCAATCTAAGAAGAAAAAGGATAACTCCAATGGATCCTTTCTTGGTTCTAGAAATAAGGCTAATACTAAGTCCATGGACAGAGACAATGGTTACAGCAACCCCAAGCACTTCACTGATTTGATCAG GTACTTCTATCTTCCGGACAACAAAATTGGAGAGAGTGGTTGCCCAGACAGTGTTCTAAGAACAGCAACAAAGCTCCAAGACTCTGGGATAACCTTCGAGAAAGTTCTCAACAGAAGGTTGCTACACATAACCTTCGAGAAGAAACCAATCCTGAGTTCATTCCTCTGCCTTGGTTGCTTACCGTACATGAATCACGTGAAGGCACGCTTTCGGATACCGCAGTTGAAGGTTGACCACACAACAGAATGCATCCTTCGGAACCTGATCGCGTTCGAGCAGTGCCACTACCCTGAAGAGCCGTACATATGCAACTACGTGTCACTCATTGATTCGCTGATCCACACGCAGGTGGACGTGGAGTTGCTGGTTGAGAAGGAAGTGATCGTGCACGAGCTTGGGAGCGACAAGGAAGTTGCGACTCTTGTGAATGGTCTGTGCAGGCATGTTGTGGCCAACACGACATGTTACTATGGTGTCATAAATGATCTGAACAAGCATTATCAGAACGCTTGGAACCGTACAATGGCTGCCTTGTGGTTGGTGTATTTTAGAGATCCATGGAGAGCAAGCTCCACCGTCGTTGGGATTGCTGTCCTTGTTTTTGCTGTCTTCAACTTCCTCCGTGTTCTTAATTATTTCGTTAAGAGTGATGGTAAGTAA